A single region of the Psychrobacter alimentarius genome encodes:
- a CDS encoding methionine/alanine import family NSS transporter small subunit, with the protein MSTSAIIFMIISMVLIWGGLISAIIHLRNNPDIPMDQVPDDNF; encoded by the coding sequence ATGAGCACTTCAGCTATTATTTTTATGATTATCTCAATGGTACTGATATGGGGTGGCTTGATTTCTGCCATCATACACCTGCGCAACAATCCTGATATTCCAATGGATCAAGTACCAGATGATAACTTTTAA
- the asd gene encoding aspartate-semialdehyde dehydrogenase, with the protein MGNLTVGLVGWRGMVGSVLIQRMIEEKDFDGITPVFFSTSNAGGDAPKFDGIQTGQLKDAHDIDALAACDVIITCQGGDYTSKVHQPLRDSGWSGYWIDAASTLRMENDSIIILDPVNRTVIDDALAEGKKDFIGGNCTVSLMLMAIGELFNRGWVEWVSAMTYQAASGSGANNMRELISGMGVLHDAVKDELADPASAILDIDKKIAQTQRSDSFPKQYFGVPLAGSLIPYIDVQLENKQSREEWKGGVETNKILGNSEDNTIPIDGMCVRIGAMRCHAQGLTIKLKKDIPLEEIEAALKNSGNEWLDLVEDDKEATLNRLTPVAVTGTLTVALGRLRKLNMGPEYLGAFTVGDQLLWGAAEPLRRMLNIIREQNS; encoded by the coding sequence ATGGGTAATTTGACAGTAGGCTTGGTAGGCTGGCGCGGTATGGTTGGGTCAGTATTGATACAACGTATGATTGAAGAAAAAGACTTCGACGGTATTACGCCTGTGTTTTTTTCAACCAGCAATGCCGGTGGTGATGCACCAAAATTTGATGGTATTCAAACTGGCCAATTAAAAGATGCTCATGATATTGATGCACTAGCTGCCTGTGATGTGATTATCACCTGTCAAGGTGGAGATTACACCTCAAAAGTTCATCAACCATTACGAGACAGCGGTTGGAGTGGCTACTGGATCGATGCAGCAAGTACGTTACGCATGGAAAACGATAGCATCATCATCCTTGATCCTGTCAATCGCACCGTGATCGATGATGCGTTGGCTGAAGGCAAAAAAGACTTTATCGGTGGTAACTGTACCGTATCATTGATGCTAATGGCAATCGGTGAGCTGTTCAATAGAGGCTGGGTAGAATGGGTCAGTGCAATGACTTACCAAGCGGCAAGCGGCTCTGGTGCAAATAACATGCGTGAGCTGATCAGTGGCATGGGTGTGTTGCATGATGCCGTCAAAGACGAGTTGGCTGATCCTGCTAGTGCCATCTTAGATATCGATAAAAAAATCGCTCAAACTCAGCGCTCAGACAGCTTTCCTAAGCAATACTTTGGGGTTCCATTGGCAGGCAGCTTGATCCCTTATATTGATGTACAGCTAGAAAACAAACAGTCGCGTGAAGAATGGAAAGGCGGTGTTGAAACCAATAAGATACTTGGCAACTCAGAAGACAATACCATTCCTATCGATGGTATGTGTGTACGTATTGGCGCGATGCGCTGTCATGCTCAAGGCCTGACTATTAAGTTGAAAAAAGATATTCCCTTAGAAGAGATTGAGGCCGCTCTAAAAAATAGCGGTAACGAATGGCTAGATTTGGTTGAAGATGACAAAGAAGCGACCTTAAACCGTTTAACACCTGTAGCAGTGACAGGTACATTGACTGTTGCCCTAGGTCGTCTGCGTAAACTAAACATGGGACCTGAATACTTAGGTGCCTTCACGGTTGGTGACCAATTATTATGGGGCGCCGCTGAACCGTTACGCCGTATGCTTAATATTATTCGTGAACAAAATAGCTAA
- a CDS encoding SOUL family heme-binding protein — protein sequence MNRAPYLLLSGLLLISGETMAIEEPSYTVLSQVEDFELRRYDEQLVAQTWVSGDQDTASRQGFKILADYIFGNNTAPSGESSKISMTAPVTMQSDNLNEQASQKIAMTAPVSMQQNDGKWRVQFTMPSQYTMQTLPKPNNPDVKIVQVPAQTYGVIKFSGLAGSKKVAKKTETLKSWMQTQKLVITGTPELARYNPPWTLPFMRRNEVMMAYQPK from the coding sequence ATGAATAGGGCACCTTACTTATTGCTGAGCGGTTTATTATTGATATCAGGAGAGACTATGGCTATTGAAGAGCCAAGCTATACGGTGTTGTCACAAGTGGAGGATTTTGAGTTGCGTCGTTATGATGAGCAGCTTGTGGCTCAGACATGGGTGAGTGGTGACCAAGATACTGCCAGTCGTCAGGGCTTTAAAATTCTGGCAGATTATATTTTTGGTAATAATACAGCACCAAGTGGAGAGAGTAGTAAAATAAGTATGACCGCACCTGTTACGATGCAGTCCGACAATCTAAATGAGCAAGCCTCACAAAAAATTGCCATGACTGCGCCAGTTAGTATGCAACAAAATGATGGGAAGTGGCGTGTACAATTCACAATGCCTAGCCAATATACGATGCAAACATTGCCAAAGCCGAACAATCCAGACGTCAAAATTGTACAAGTGCCTGCTCAGACATACGGTGTGATTAAGTTTTCAGGATTGGCAGGTAGCAAAAAAGTGGCGAAAAAAACAGAAACGTTAAAATCTTGGATGCAAACTCAAAAGCTAGTGATAACAGGGACACCGGAGTTGGCACGCTATAACCCACCTTGGACATTGCCTTTCATGCGTCGCAATGAAGTGATGATGGCTTATCAGCCCAAATAG
- a CDS encoding endonuclease/exonuclease/phosphatase family protein, producing the protein MDLSLLYYGAQWLAGFIAFITVWGWIPLDNWWVRGVDFPRIQIMVLGVIAWIGMIAFWSEWQLGQWVLFAALCVTLAFQFRMVLPYTKLWKKEVEHAKSDAEGTSHHLKIMVSNVLTPNDETQKLVDLVKQKQPDILITLESDKKWEQALHQVEADYPYTVKVPLDNLYGMHLYSKLELIDPEVKYLMIDDIPSIHTQLRLHNGRVIWLYCLHPMPPSPTEADKSTTRDAELLMVGKHIKENEQTAILAGDLNDVAWSKTTRRFQRISGLLDPRIGRHFINTFHVKYPFLRWALDHLFHSACFTVVDIRRLPSVGSDHFPVMTTLQYEPEKEQKQKQNAPTAEADDIKETDHKIEEGKKEGKKISNENIEEHVSPAL; encoded by the coding sequence ATGGATCTCTCACTATTATATTATGGCGCACAGTGGTTAGCAGGATTCATCGCATTCATCACAGTTTGGGGGTGGATACCGCTCGATAATTGGTGGGTGCGCGGTGTGGATTTTCCACGCATACAGATTATGGTGCTTGGCGTTATCGCTTGGATTGGTATGATCGCATTTTGGTCAGAGTGGCAACTAGGGCAATGGGTATTGTTTGCAGCTTTATGTGTCACTTTAGCATTCCAGTTTAGAATGGTATTGCCTTATACCAAACTGTGGAAAAAAGAAGTTGAACATGCAAAAAGTGATGCAGAGGGAACCTCACATCATCTTAAAATCATGGTTTCAAATGTACTGACACCAAATGATGAAACGCAAAAGCTGGTTGATCTCGTTAAGCAAAAGCAGCCTGACATTCTTATCACTTTAGAAAGTGATAAAAAATGGGAGCAAGCCCTGCATCAAGTCGAAGCAGATTATCCTTATACCGTGAAAGTACCTTTGGATAATTTGTATGGTATGCATCTATATTCTAAACTTGAATTGATTGACCCTGAAGTCAAATATTTGATGATTGATGACATACCTTCTATACACACCCAGCTGCGGCTTCATAATGGCCGCGTGATCTGGCTATATTGCTTACACCCTATGCCGCCAAGTCCGACAGAGGCAGATAAGTCGACCACTCGTGATGCTGAGCTGTTAATGGTTGGCAAGCATATAAAAGAAAATGAGCAAACCGCGATATTGGCAGGTGATCTCAATGACGTTGCATGGTCAAAGACGACCAGACGCTTTCAGCGCATCTCAGGCTTATTGGACCCGCGTATCGGACGACACTTTATCAATACCTTTCATGTCAAGTATCCGTTTTTACGTTGGGCATTGGATCACCTTTTCCATAGTGCTTGCTTTACGGTGGTGGATATTAGGCGTCTGCCCTCGGTTGGCTCCGATCATTTTCCCGTGATGACCACACTACAATATGAGCCAGAAAAAGAGCAAAAGCAAAAGCAAAATGCGCCTACTGCGGAAGCAGATGATATTAAAGAAACTGACCATAAAATAGAAGAAGGCAAAAAAGAGGGTAAAAAAATCTCAAATGAGAATATAGAAGAGCATGTAAGTCCAGCTTTATAA
- the fabZ gene encoding 3-hydroxyacyl-ACP dehydratase FabZ: MSSTDTDSSIDNNVKSLAEQGLTLPLTYHTLKHYLPHRYPFLLVDRIIDCTPGESITGIKNVTINEEFFNGHFPDEPIMPGVLMVESMAQVSGVLGFISAGLTSEDGYLYLFAGVDKVRFKRRVIPGDQLTIRATSVMQKRGIYKFDCTVHVEDELAASAQIMIARQEQ; encoded by the coding sequence ATGAGCAGCACTGATACAGATAGTTCAATTGATAATAATGTGAAAAGTTTGGCTGAGCAAGGTCTCACGCTGCCATTAACTTATCACACTCTAAAGCATTACTTGCCGCATCGTTATCCTTTTTTATTGGTGGACAGAATTATTGATTGTACCCCTGGAGAAAGCATTACTGGTATTAAGAATGTGACGATCAACGAAGAGTTTTTTAATGGCCACTTCCCTGATGAGCCAATTATGCCAGGCGTATTGATGGTTGAGTCGATGGCTCAGGTATCGGGCGTGCTTGGATTTATCAGTGCAGGGCTGACATCAGAAGATGGGTATTTGTATCTGTTTGCAGGCGTGGATAAGGTTCGTTTTAAACGTCGAGTGATCCCTGGTGATCAACTGACCATTCGTGCCACATCAGTGATGCAAAAGCGTGGTATTTATAAGTTCGATTGTACCGTTCATGTTGAAGATGAGCTGGCGGCTAGCGCGCAAATAATGATTGCACGTCAAGAGCAATAG
- the lpxA gene encoding acyl-ACP--UDP-N-acetylglucosamine O-acyltransferase: MSQIHPTALISPSAQIDETAIIGPYCIVGDEVTIGAHTVLHRHVVVTKLTRIGQHNQFYQFASIGEDPQDLKYAGERTWLEIGDHNTIREACSLHRGTAQDSELTKIGSHNLLMVNTHVAHDCVIGDYNVLANNVGVAGHVTIGDHTIIGGNSGIHQFCTVDDYSLIGGASLILKDVAAFTMVSGNPAKAHGLNVEGMRRKDWSQDTIDVLRQAYRTIFRSGLTTVQALEVLSNELLPKEPKIQLLINSLEKSRRGVVR, from the coding sequence ATGAGTCAGATTCATCCAACAGCACTCATCTCACCATCCGCTCAAATCGATGAGACTGCTATCATTGGTCCGTATTGTATCGTCGGTGATGAGGTAACGATTGGTGCCCATACAGTTTTGCATCGACATGTGGTTGTGACCAAGCTAACTCGTATTGGCCAGCACAATCAGTTTTATCAATTTGCAAGTATTGGTGAAGACCCACAAGACCTGAAATATGCAGGTGAGCGCACATGGCTTGAGATTGGCGATCACAATACTATTCGCGAGGCTTGTAGCTTACACCGTGGTACAGCGCAAGACAGTGAGCTTACCAAAATCGGCAGTCATAATCTGTTGATGGTAAATACGCACGTGGCTCACGACTGTGTGATTGGCGATTATAATGTGCTGGCCAATAACGTTGGGGTGGCAGGGCATGTGACCATTGGCGACCATACCATTATTGGTGGTAATTCAGGTATTCATCAGTTCTGTACGGTTGATGATTATAGCTTAATTGGGGGCGCCAGTTTGATTCTGAAAGATGTTGCAGCCTTTACAATGGTATCAGGGAACCCTGCAAAAGCACACGGTCTTAATGTCGAAGGAATGCGTCGTAAAGATTGGTCACAGGATACCATCGACGTGTTGCGTCAAGCATACCGCACAATCTTTAGATCCGGTTTGACAACCGTTCAAGCACTTGAAGTTTTGAGCAACGAACTATTACCAAAAGAGCCAAAAATTCAATTACTGATCAACTCATTAGAAAAAAGCCGCCGCGGTGTTGTACGTTAA
- the tgt gene encoding tRNA guanosine(34) transglycosylase Tgt, with protein sequence MQFVLHKTASGDTRARRGTVHLNHGDVQTPAFMPVGTYGTVKGMLPRDIEAIGADIILGNTFHLWLRPGTEVIDKFGGLHKFMHWDKPILTDSGGFQVFSLGAMRKITEEGVNFKSPIDGAKVFLSPEKSMQIQYSLNSDIVMQFDECTPYPATHDEAKKSLELSLRWGQRCIDEHKRLGSTNALFGIVQGSMYPDLRQQSLEGLLDIGFDGYAIGGLSVGEPKEEMIDVLDYLPDDMPADKPRYLMGVGKPEDLVEGVRRGVDMFDCVMPTRNARNGHYFVTGDTDNAGVVRIRNSQYRNDEGPLDPECDCYTCQNFSRAYLYHLNKCKEMLGAQLATIHNLRYYQRLMQGIRDAIEQDNFDAFVSEFYSKRGQTVPELNLR encoded by the coding sequence ATGCAATTTGTCTTACACAAAACGGCCAGCGGCGACACGCGTGCACGCCGTGGTACGGTTCATCTCAATCATGGCGACGTGCAAACGCCTGCTTTTATGCCTGTTGGTACTTATGGTACGGTCAAAGGCATGCTGCCACGTGATATCGAAGCGATTGGCGCCGATATCATTTTAGGTAATACCTTTCATTTATGGTTGCGTCCAGGCACGGAAGTGATCGACAAATTTGGCGGTCTTCACAAGTTTATGCATTGGGATAAGCCTATTTTGACAGATTCAGGCGGTTTCCAAGTATTTAGTCTTGGCGCAATGCGCAAAATCACTGAAGAAGGGGTCAATTTTAAATCCCCTATCGATGGTGCCAAGGTATTTCTCTCTCCAGAAAAATCTATGCAAATTCAGTACAGCTTAAACTCTGATATTGTGATGCAATTTGACGAGTGTACGCCATATCCAGCCACTCACGATGAAGCCAAAAAATCTCTAGAGCTATCACTACGCTGGGGACAGCGCTGTATTGATGAGCATAAAAGACTGGGCAGTACTAACGCACTATTTGGTATCGTCCAAGGCAGTATGTATCCTGATTTGCGTCAGCAATCACTTGAAGGGCTGCTCGATATTGGCTTTGATGGTTATGCCATCGGTGGTTTGTCCGTTGGTGAGCCTAAAGAGGAGATGATAGATGTCCTAGATTATCTTCCTGATGATATGCCAGCAGATAAGCCGCGTTATCTGATGGGTGTTGGTAAGCCTGAAGATTTGGTTGAAGGTGTACGTCGAGGCGTCGATATGTTTGATTGTGTCATGCCAACTCGTAATGCGCGTAATGGTCACTATTTTGTCACAGGCGACACGGACAATGCGGGCGTCGTACGTATTCGTAACAGCCAATACCGTAACGACGAAGGCCCATTAGACCCTGAATGTGATTGTTATACCTGCCAGAACTTTAGCCGTGCTTATCTTTACCACCTGAATAAATGTAAAGAGATGCTTGGTGCACAGTTAGCGACTATTCACAATTTGCGCTACTATCAACGCCTAATGCAAGGTATTAGAGACGCCATCGAACAAGATAACTTTGATGCATTCGTCAGTGAGTTTTATAGCAAACGTGGTCAAACCGTTCCTGAATTAAACCTTCGTTGA
- a CDS encoding sodium-dependent transporter, with translation MAEQRENWSSRTGFIIAAVGSAVGLGNIWRFPYVAYDNGGGAFMVPYLIALLTAGIPLLFLDYIIGHKYRAAAPRAYKKLAPSGQFVGWWQTLVSFVIAVYYAAVIVWAGSYMFFSFGQKWGEDTTNFFVSDFVKHTGDLTSVFVPQMFVGLVIVWALAILIMFGGIRKGVELANKICLPLLLVLFGVMVFKAITLPGAVIGLNAFFEPNWARMSDPNVWLAAYGHVFFSLSVGFGIMVTYASYLQKNTNLTGAGLVVGFANSSFELMAGIGIFAAIGFMAMSTGQDVSEVASGGVGLAFFVFPKIISTMGASGDFVGFLFFGSLVVAGISSLISILEVPISAFQGKFDWSRKKAVAIICGACALISISAFSTGSSLVLVDVIDHFANNIGIVAGGLMSIVLVTWFHRKKIPGLLAHSNRISSVKLGGAWIFMLTIITPAVLTIALGLKFIDLVKTPYEGYSSTILLLFGWGVVVFFGLGAFILSRMKGIHDEEDDKARAIDDAR, from the coding sequence ATGGCAGAGCAAAGGGAAAATTGGTCCAGTCGAACTGGATTTATTATAGCCGCTGTCGGTTCAGCTGTGGGATTAGGTAACATATGGCGTTTTCCATATGTTGCTTATGATAATGGTGGTGGGGCATTTATGGTGCCATACCTCATTGCGTTATTAACCGCAGGTATTCCATTGTTATTTTTAGATTATATTATAGGACATAAGTATCGCGCTGCAGCACCTCGTGCTTATAAGAAACTGGCGCCTTCTGGTCAGTTTGTGGGCTGGTGGCAAACGCTGGTCTCTTTTGTGATTGCGGTTTATTACGCAGCCGTCATTGTGTGGGCTGGCAGTTATATGTTTTTCTCGTTTGGCCAAAAGTGGGGCGAAGACACCACAAACTTTTTCGTCAGTGACTTTGTCAAGCATACTGGCGACTTAACCTCAGTATTTGTACCCCAAATGTTTGTAGGCTTGGTCATTGTCTGGGCTTTAGCCATATTGATTATGTTTGGTGGCATTCGTAAGGGTGTTGAACTTGCGAACAAAATTTGTTTGCCATTATTACTGGTATTATTTGGTGTTATGGTATTTAAGGCAATTACTCTACCAGGTGCGGTCATTGGTTTAAATGCCTTCTTTGAGCCAAATTGGGCGAGAATGAGTGATCCTAATGTTTGGTTAGCAGCTTATGGTCATGTGTTTTTCTCATTATCAGTAGGTTTTGGTATCATGGTCACTTACGCCTCATACCTACAGAAAAACACAAACCTAACAGGTGCAGGGCTAGTGGTCGGTTTTGCTAACTCTTCGTTTGAGCTTATGGCAGGTATTGGTATTTTTGCTGCAATTGGTTTTATGGCAATGTCGACAGGTCAAGACGTGTCTGAAGTGGCTAGTGGCGGTGTTGGATTGGCATTCTTCGTCTTCCCTAAAATCATCTCTACTATGGGTGCCAGTGGTGATTTTGTTGGTTTCTTATTCTTTGGCTCTTTAGTAGTGGCGGGTATTAGCTCATTAATCAGTATTCTTGAAGTACCTATCTCTGCTTTTCAAGGTAAGTTTGATTGGTCACGCAAAAAAGCAGTTGCTATCATATGCGGAGCATGTGCACTGATATCTATTTCTGCTTTCTCTACAGGTAGCTCACTAGTGCTAGTAGATGTGATAGATCATTTTGCAAATAACATCGGTATTGTTGCTGGTGGTTTGATGTCAATTGTTTTAGTTACTTGGTTTCATCGTAAGAAAATTCCAGGTTTATTGGCACATAGCAACCGTATTTCTAGTGTCAAGTTAGGCGGCGCTTGGATATTTATGTTGACCATTATTACTCCAGCTGTACTGACTATTGCTTTAGGTCTCAAGTTTATTGACTTAGTCAAAACACCTTATGAAGGTTACTCTTCAACGATTCTATTGCTGTTTGGTTGGGGCGTAGTCGTATTCTTTGGCTTAGGTGCATTCATATTAAGTCGTATGAAAGGTATCCATGATGAAGAAGATGATAAAGCTCGTGCCATTGATGATGCGCGCTAG
- the bamA gene encoding outer membrane protein assembly factor BamA: MRTPLFMSAAGLPLVVAMMSMPAQAAEFVVTDIGFNGLQRLTPDSLYPVLPISVGDTVNDSSLAASIKALYATENFADIQSRVEGGQLRFDVVERPTIAEVNFEGNKLIPKEGLQQGLDNAGLATGKVLKQATLQGVANELQQQYISQGYYNSNIEVDQTLLDGNRVKLDVRFIEGKPAKVVDINVIGNKHFSDEEIKDVFAVKESSWTRLLSKSDRYAKEKLAASLENLKALYQNDGYVRFAVDNAVLNISEDKKNVFIEVSLSEGEQYQFGETNFLGKPTFDTNELKGLVTFAPNEKYSQAKLDETTAALKSRYGNEGYYLAQVRPVPRINDDTKVVDVDYFIDPARPIYVRRINFTGNIKTQDEVLRREMRQLEGALASNDKIQLSRTRLMRTGFFKAVNVDVKPVPNQPDQVDVSYTVEEQPSGSSTIAAGYSQSGGVTFQLDLTQNNFMGTGNRVKAALSRSETRDSYSLGYTDPYFTENGVSQGLSAYYRETKFDDRNVSNYVTDSYGATLNYSYPVDETKRVSAGINVDNTSIRGGRFLGVSNVQQIIDDGGSFEDFTGDFEGRTGFKNDYQTYNLLLGWDYSTLDRPVFPTKGMSHTVDATVGLGDSSYQKLIYQGNVYYPIYKDWVARGYTKLGYGNDLPFYENFYAGGYGSVRGYEASTLGPKSQTYFDAINDPANQTFSAEEVGGNALVSFGSELILPMPFKGDWADQVRPVLFAEGGQVFDTTDKEDRTFVNPNTGVDTEVPLLTQDNSMRFSAGAGVTWYTPIGPISLSYAVPIGDKDGDETEKVQFQIGNTF; the protein is encoded by the coding sequence ATGCGTACGCCTTTATTTATGAGCGCGGCAGGGTTGCCGTTAGTTGTAGCGATGATGAGCATGCCTGCACAGGCTGCCGAGTTTGTAGTAACTGACATCGGTTTTAATGGTCTGCAACGCTTAACCCCAGATAGCCTCTATCCGGTCCTACCCATTTCGGTAGGGGATACGGTTAATGACAGTAGTTTGGCGGCCAGTATTAAGGCGCTATATGCGACCGAAAACTTTGCCGATATTCAAAGCCGTGTGGAAGGGGGACAGCTACGATTTGACGTTGTTGAGCGTCCAACCATTGCTGAGGTAAATTTTGAAGGTAATAAGCTCATTCCAAAAGAAGGACTTCAGCAAGGTCTAGACAATGCTGGCCTGGCTACTGGTAAAGTGCTAAAACAAGCCACTTTGCAAGGCGTTGCTAATGAGCTGCAGCAGCAGTATATAAGCCAAGGTTATTACAACAGTAATATCGAGGTTGACCAAACCCTACTTGATGGCAATCGAGTGAAGCTTGATGTGCGCTTCATTGAAGGCAAGCCTGCTAAAGTGGTTGATATCAACGTCATTGGTAACAAGCACTTTAGTGACGAAGAAATCAAAGATGTCTTCGCCGTGAAAGAGTCTTCTTGGACACGTCTGCTGTCTAAATCTGATCGTTATGCGAAAGAAAAACTGGCAGCCAGTTTAGAAAATCTAAAGGCGCTGTATCAAAATGACGGTTACGTACGTTTTGCGGTAGACAATGCTGTCCTCAATATCAGTGAAGACAAAAAAAATGTCTTCATCGAAGTCAGTCTGAGTGAAGGCGAGCAGTACCAATTTGGTGAAACAAACTTCTTAGGCAAACCAACATTTGATACAAATGAGTTAAAAGGTTTGGTTACTTTTGCCCCTAATGAGAAGTACTCACAAGCCAAATTGGATGAGACGACCGCAGCACTTAAAAGTCGTTACGGTAACGAAGGCTATTACTTAGCTCAGGTCAGACCTGTGCCACGTATCAATGATGATACTAAAGTGGTTGATGTCGATTACTTTATCGATCCTGCGCGTCCGATTTATGTTCGCCGTATTAATTTCACAGGCAATATCAAAACTCAAGATGAAGTGCTGCGCCGTGAGATGCGTCAATTAGAAGGCGCGTTGGCGTCTAATGACAAAATACAATTGTCACGTACTCGTTTGATGCGCACAGGTTTCTTTAAAGCTGTCAATGTTGATGTAAAACCAGTACCTAACCAACCAGATCAAGTTGATGTTAGCTATACTGTTGAAGAACAACCTTCTGGCAGCTCGACGATTGCAGCTGGTTACTCACAAAGTGGTGGTGTCACATTCCAGTTGGATTTGACCCAAAATAACTTTATGGGTACAGGTAACCGTGTTAAAGCAGCGCTATCACGTTCAGAGACGCGTGACTCTTACAGCTTGGGCTATACCGACCCGTATTTCACCGAAAATGGTGTATCACAAGGTCTGAGTGCTTATTATCGTGAGACTAAATTCGATGATAGAAACGTCAGTAATTATGTGACTGATTCTTACGGCGCTACCTTGAATTATAGCTATCCTGTTGACGAGACCAAGCGTGTGAGCGCAGGTATCAATGTCGATAATACCTCAATACGTGGTGGTCGTTTCCTTGGTGTATCAAACGTACAGCAAATCATCGATGATGGCGGTTCATTTGAAGATTTCACAGGGGATTTTGAGGGACGTACTGGCTTCAAAAATGATTACCAGACCTACAACTTGTTACTAGGGTGGGATTATAGCACTTTAGATCGCCCTGTTTTCCCGACTAAAGGGATGAGTCATACGGTAGATGCAACGGTTGGCTTAGGTGATTCAAGTTATCAAAAGCTTATTTATCAAGGTAATGTGTACTATCCGATTTACAAAGATTGGGTTGCTCGCGGTTATACCAAGTTAGGTTATGGTAATGATTTGCCATTCTACGAAAACTTCTATGCTGGGGGTTATGGCTCAGTACGTGGTTATGAAGCCTCAACGCTTGGGCCAAAATCACAAACGTATTTTGATGCAATTAATGACCCCGCCAACCAAACTTTTTCAGCAGAAGAAGTTGGGGGTAACGCATTGGTTAGCTTCGGTAGTGAGCTGATTTTACCGATGCCGTTCAAAGGCGACTGGGCAGACCAAGTACGTCCAGTACTGTTTGCTGAAGGTGGTCAGGTATTTGATACAACTGATAAAGAAGATCGTACTTTTGTTAATCCTAATACAGGGGTTGATACCGAAGTACCGCTATTGACACAAGACAATAGCATGCGCTTTAGTGCTGGTGCAGGGGTGACTTGGTATACGCCAATTGGCCCGATTTCACTCAGCTATGCAGTGCCTATCGGTGATAAAGACGGCGATGAGACTGAAAAAGTTCAGTTCCAAATTGGTAATACTTTCTAA
- the lpxD gene encoding UDP-3-O-(3-hydroxymyristoyl)glucosamine N-acyltransferase, which yields MITIEQLITRIEQRQPIINKADIDAEQLHQEFDSVGSLTTATHKQLSFLADPNYISSLASSQAGAVLITAEYFDQVPQTAVALVVANPYLAYAGASQLFARESLFNGIHPSAVISESAVIGEQVNIGAFCVIGDNVHIGAHSSIDAHVVVEANTAIGHNCVIKSHVVIGHDSVIGNHVRIHANASIGSEGFGFAPTRDPSTMGWERIAQLGRVVIGDHVRIGSQTCIDRGAIDDTIVGSYVVIDNLVQVGHNVRIGDGTAIAAKTGIAGSVIIGKRCIIGGDVGITGHIEIVDDVILSGMTMVTKSIKKSGSYSSGTVAMPTAEWRRAAVRFRKLGRD from the coding sequence ATGATAACGATTGAGCAACTTATCACTCGAATTGAGCAGCGTCAGCCTATTATCAATAAAGCTGACATTGATGCTGAGCAATTACATCAAGAATTTGATAGTGTTGGTAGTTTAACCACTGCAACTCATAAACAATTGAGTTTTTTAGCAGATCCTAACTACATTTCGAGTTTAGCGAGTAGTCAAGCCGGTGCAGTATTAATTACTGCCGAATATTTTGACCAAGTGCCACAGACAGCAGTAGCGCTGGTCGTGGCGAATCCCTATTTAGCCTATGCTGGTGCCAGTCAGCTATTTGCTCGTGAGTCACTGTTTAATGGCATTCACCCGAGTGCGGTGATTTCTGAAAGCGCAGTGATTGGTGAGCAAGTCAATATTGGCGCTTTTTGCGTGATTGGCGACAATGTACACATTGGTGCACACAGCTCAATTGATGCTCATGTGGTGGTTGAAGCCAATACTGCGATCGGTCACAATTGTGTTATTAAGTCTCACGTGGTCATTGGGCACGATAGCGTTATTGGAAATCATGTAAGGATACACGCGAACGCAAGTATCGGATCCGAGGGGTTTGGCTTTGCACCTACTAGAGATCCTAGTACTATGGGCTGGGAGCGTATCGCTCAGCTAGGGCGAGTAGTAATTGGCGACCATGTGCGTATTGGTAGCCAAACTTGTATCGACCGCGGAGCTATCGACGATACAATCGTTGGCAGTTATGTGGTTATCGATAATTTGGTGCAAGTTGGTCATAACGTTCGTATTGGGGATGGTACCGCTATCGCTGCCAAAACGGGTATTGCTGGCAGTGTTATTATAGGCAAACGTTGTATTATTGGTGGGGATGTTGGTATTACTGGTCATATTGAGATTGTAGATGATGTTATTTTATCTGGCATGACAATGGTCACCAAATCGATTAAAAAGTCCGGTTCATATTCTTCTGGAACGGTTGCAATGCCGACGGCTGAGTGGCGACGTGCCGCAGTACGTTTCCGCAAGCTTGGTCGTGATTAG